Part of the Aquicella lusitana genome is shown below.
CAATAGAAATAAGACCCTTTATGGCAAAAGCAAAATTAAAATCCCAGCCTAAACAAGTCGCTAACGCATATTTAATTTACAAACGGCTGCTCGCTTATGTACGCCGCTACTGGCTTGCATTGGTGGTGGCGGGTGCGGCAAGTATGTTTTATTCGGGGATTGATGCCTGGTTTGTGTATTTTCTGAAACCCTTGCTTAATCAGGGCCTGGTTGCAAGAGACCACCATTTTCTTTCTTGGGCGCCGATACTGGTAATGGTTGTCTTCATGATGCGTGGTGTCATGAGCTTCTTTTCGAATTATTACATTGCATCCGCTTCGCGCGGCGTGATCATGAACCTGAGGCAGGATCTTTTTGCGCATTTACAGCGGTTGCCTGCACGATTTTATGACCACACCACCTCAGGGCAGGTGCTGTCCGTTATTTTGTATGGCGTCGACCAGGTGGCGAATGCCAGCGCCGATGTCCTGACCACAGCAATTCAAGCCTCTTTTCTGATCATCGGATTGATTATTGTGATGCTAACCATTAGCTGGAAGCTCACGCTGCTTTATTTTGTCATGCTGCCGATGGTAATGGCGATCATGCGTTTTTCAAGCGTACGTATTCGACGCCTAAGCCTCAGCATTCAAGACTCCATTGCAGAATTAAGTCACCGTGCGGAAGAAAATATCGAAGGGTACAAAGTAGTGCGCGCCTTTGAAGGCCAGGAATACGAAGCGGAGCAATTCAACAAGGCCACGCGTGTTAACCGTCAGCGTGAAATGAAAGTCGTTGTAACGCGCTCCGTCAGTGTTTCAGCCGTGCAGTTTATTACAGCCGCAGCGCTTGCCTTCACGCTTTACATCGCCACGCTGGATATTGCCGATTCGCTTTTATCACCTGGCGGATTTGTGGCCATGATTGCAGCCATGCTGGCTTTATTAAAGCCCATGAAAGACTTGGCCTTCGTGCAAAACAAATTATATCGCGGTCTTGCCGGTGCGCAGAAGGTCTTTGAACTGATGGATCAGAAACCGGAAGAAGATACCGGCACACGGACATTGACGCGTGCCAAAGGTAAAATTCAATTTTCGCACGTTCACTTTACTTACGATGATAATAAAAAGGTATTACACGATATTTCGCTCACCATTGAGCCCGGACAAGTTATTGCCTTGGTAGGCCGTTCAGGCAGCGGCAAATCAACTTTGGTTAGTCTTCTGCCGCGTTTTTATAATAATTACACCGGCGATATTTACCTGGATGACGTATCCGTTCGTGATTATCAGCTCAAAGATTTACGACGGCAGTTTGCGCTGGTTTCGCAACATGTTACTTTGTTTCACGACACCATTGCGAACAATATCGCCTATGGCCGATTTGATAAAGTAAGTGAAGCAGAAATTATTTCTGCGGCACGTGCCTCTCATGCCATGGAGTTTATTGAACGGTTGCCGAATGGATTGAACACCCTGATCGGTGAAAACGGCGTGCTGCTTTCTGGTGGCCAGCGCCAGCGCTTGGCGATTGCCCGTGCTATTTTAAAAGATGCGCCCATTTTAATTTTGGACGAGGCGACGTCCGCATTGGATACCGAATCAGAGCGTTATATACAGGCGGCGTTGGAAGAACTTATGAAGAGTCGAACGACTTTGGTGATTGCACACCGGTTATCGACGATTGAACATGCCGATAAAATTATTGTCATGGAAGAAGGCAAGGTTATGGAAGTGGGTCATCATAATGAATTGCTAGCGCACGATGGTCACTATGCCAAGCTTTATCGAATGCAATTCAAGGATTCGGCACCTTTAGTGGAAGTCTCCGCCAATGCCGTTTGATTTGGCACGTTACTGGTATCGCGAATCACTGCACCCGATCACGTTTTTTTTGTGGCCGTTTTCAAAATTGTTTGGCTTATGCGTGGCGGTGCGGCGCAGTTTATATCGTTTACGTATACTCAAAACACATCATTTTGCGACACCGGTTATTGTGGTAGGAAATATCACCGTAGGTGGTACTGGTAAAACGCCCTTTGTGCTTTGGCTCGTGGATTTTTTGCGTGCGAATGGTTTTAAGCCTGGTATTGTCAGCCGTGGTGTGGGCGGAAAAAAACACGTTAAACCTTATCGGGTAAAGCAGCATGATTCAGCGGAAATAGTGGGTGATGAAGCCATTCTGTTATTGCAATCTGGCTGTCCCGTGGTGATCAGTGTTGATCGGGTTGCAGCAGTGCGCGATTTGTTGGAGCACAATCAATGCAATATTGTGATCAGTGATGACGGATTGCAGCACTATCGTTTGGGACGTGATATCGAGATTGCAATAGTGGACGGGGTGCGCCGTTTTGGTAATCGTCTTTTGCTGCCTGCAGGCCCCCTGCGGGAACCAGTGGCTCGTCTGAATAGCGTGGATTTTACCGTGGAGAATGGCAGCAAGACAGATCATGGCGCCTATGGCATGATGCTGGAACCGGTTGAGTTCGTGTCACTTGTGGATGAGAAGAAAAGTATGCCATTTGAAGCCTTTGTTCAAAGGCAAGTGCACGCAGTTGCGGGAATTGGCCATCCCGAGCGTTTTTTTCTTTTACTGAAGAACGCCGGTTTTAATGTAATTGCACATTCTTTTCCTGACCACCATCCTTATCAACCCCATGAGCTTGATTTTAATGATACTCTTCCCATTCTGATGACAGAAAAAGACGCTGTTAAATGCAGATCTTTCGCTGATGAGCGCTATTGGTATTTACGTATTACTGCTAAAATAAATAATATATTCGAACAAAAATTATTAGAAAAAATCGCATTACTGGAGGTGCATCATGTGGTTGAAGAGGATTTTTCAAAGCATTCTTGTCGCTTGTCTCGTGATGGGAAGCGCGACAATATTTGCGAGTAATAACAACAAAACGGATCAAAAAAATACGGTTTATACAGAAGATAAACAGAATATAACAGTTGATCGCGCACATCCTGAATTTACCATCAAATTAAAATCCAATCCAACAACTGGCTATGCATGGTTCTTGCGTGAATACGATGCGAATCTAATTTCGCCAGTTAAACACAGTTTTCAAAAACCTGAACAGAATTTAATGGGTGCGCCGGGTTATGAAATCTGGACTTTTCGCGTGAAGCCGCAAGGCTTTCTCGTCCCGCAACAAACTACCATACGCATGATTTATGCGCGACCCTGGCAAGGCGCCGATAGTTCTACGCAATTAGTGTTTAGGGTGACGACGCAGGGTAAAACAGAGTAATGCGCGTAAAGCAGGATTGAGCTGCTTATGTCCAGCACATAGGCAGGTAAATTTAACCAAAAATTAATGTATGTTTTTAATTCTAATCAAAATTACCTTCGTCGATTTTTTTATCAAAATTAATACTAATTTAATGTTTTTAATTTATATTAGAAATAAATTATTTTTAATGAAATATAAAATACATACAAGACGAGGCGGTTTATTATGTTGCGCATTACACCTGAACAGGCTGCTACTACCATTCAGAAAAATGTTCGCGGCTTTTTAGCGAGGAGAAAATATGGAATTAAGCATCTCAGCAAAGATCAGCAAGATTCCTACCCTGCATTTGTTGTTGGTAATGATCCAGTTATGCCAGCTTCTTTGGATAAATATAATGAGCCGACTAAGAAAATAGCTCTCATTGGAACGTCTGGTATGAGAGTAGTATCAATTGCGTGCAAACTAGGTAACCCAAAAAAACATACCAAAAATTATCTTAATTGACAATAGTAAAGAAGTATATGAATTTTGGTATGCGATGAGAGAATTTGTAAAAGACGATATTAAAGCTGCAACAGAACAATTATTTTTGAAAAATCTACCATCATTTCTAGGGTCACATATCCATTTATACAGGGATTTACCAGATGATTGTTATGCTTCGGAAGCGCCTCCAGGGGTTAAATATCTCAATCAAAATGTACATACCTACTTTATCGCATTAATTAAAAAATATGGATATGATTATGTGCGCTCAGTTATATGTCATACCTCTTTAATAAAGCAATCATGGGCAGATTCCAGCGTTTTTGTTAAAGTAAAAAATATATTAAGCTATTTAGGAATAGATAAAATATATATGTATCCTTCAAATATTGCTGCATGCATCGACAATGCTCAAATAAGAACACAAGTTTTAGAAAATATATCAAAAACAAACCCTATACTTTCTATCCATACGGATTGTTGCAGTGTTCATGGCTTTCCAGAAAAAGTATATTTGCTGGAAAATAACAACCCTGCATATGTATCAAATACTATTTTTTCACCGAGTACATGTAAGCCAAAACATAATCATGTTGATCTAAATGAATTTATATTTCTATTAAGAATGTTGCAAAATTCCTTAAATACTGAACAGGACATTGATGTAAAATTTTTGTCAGAAAAAATTATTAAAAAGTTTTAAGTGGATCGGGCTCACGAATTTTTTTGGCTGATCAGAGATACCCATGGATAACAATATCAAGATCGTTTCTGGATCTTTTTGTCTCCGGCGCAATATTTGCCTGCGATCTTGTCAAAAACATGGGCGCCTCCGCAAGATGACGACGACGGTAAAATGATATTGATTTTATTAACGTCTAAATCCATTGCGAATGCTATAATGAAAGGAGAAATAGGGGAATATTCCGATGGTATTTGAATTATTATCCCTTAAGGAATTAAAAGAAAAACTGGATGATTCAAATATTGACCCCGATGCCAAGTCTCAATTAGTTGAGGCCTTGAGCGCTGTTTATGCAGCTAAGACGCTGGCAGACCGATTTGATCAATTAACAAAACTTTATTTTATCTGTGAGCATCTTTCAAAAAAAAGCGATGATGAATTGACGCATTCGCTTCAAGCGCAGGCTTTGAATTTTATTAAGGGAATGTCTAACGCATCTGATACATCTGAAGCATTAAAAGCAGTAGAACAACGAAAAAAACGGCAAGCAATAAATCCTGATTATATTCCAAATAAATATTTAACCGATGCTGTTCCCGATTCACGTAACGCCTACTTGATCAATGTATTTAAAAAAGGTGCAAAAGGCATAGCAAGTAAAAAAATAAAACCGATGGGGAAGGCTTACCAACACGAAGCGGAGACTACGGAAGTAGAGTATCTAGACCCTGTAGAGCGCGAACGATACCGCGTGTTTCCTGTAGGTTCCAAATTATGCCACTTTGTCCAAACCGGCACAGGAGAGAGCGCCAAGCTCGCTCTGAATGAATTTTCATCCAGCGGGAAATATATTTACGTAATTAATTCAAAAGGAGAAATGTTTGTTGGTGAGCCTGAAATATTTAAATTTCACCATTCCAGCTTTACATCAGGCGGGTTTGTTTTGTGTGCGGGTGAGATTAAAGTTAATAATGGCACGATTGAGCTTATAAACAATAATAGCGGCCATTACAAGCCAACATTGCCTAATTTATTGCAAGCCATGAAATTTATTCTGCAGAATGGACTAATGCATGACAAAATAAAAGTTACGATGGTGAATCCTGAGAGCCCTCTTTTGCCACAAATAGAACTGAATGTTCAAACATTTTTAAAGCAGGCAGAAAAAAATTTGCAATTACAATCAAAGCAGTTGAAGGAGGATACAGGCGAGCTTATCTATAAACAGGGAAAACAAAAAATTATTTTAGAAAAAATAGCAATTGCACCTAAAAAGTTTTTTAATTTTTTTACAAGGCCAAAGCCAATTAAATCATATTCTGATGCTGAGTTAAGTAAGATGAGTTATAAGGAATTGTCAAAATTGAATATAAAATTGAGGGAATTTGCATCTAAATGCCAAGAAAAAGTGGAAATGCTAAAGGGAACAGATCAGATCCTGGAAAAAGCGCGTTATGTGGATCATTATCAACGTGCGCTTTATGACATTCAAAGGATTGAAGCAGTCCAGAAGGGGCAGGCAAATCTTGTTGTGCCGAAGAAAAAATGATAATGAAATCCTCGCTGTTTATTTACCGGGCATTATTGTTTTTCCTTTAAAATGCCATCTTCAAAAATCAATTTGACGGGCGGCTGTGTGTTATAAGTAAATTCAGTAATTTTTTTGCTGACTTGTGGTGCACCGGATGGGCTTGGCGGCGGATCACCTTTGGTAATAAAAGTGGGTTCGCCGCAGGCGGCTTTGACTTTGTCCTGGCTGTCGCCGAGATTGACCGTGGTGCCACAAAGCGAGGTAGAACCTACCCCGATCCCATTCACGCTGATATTAATCAGTTTCCCGCTGCTATCGAATGCAACTTGTGTCTTGAGTGTGCCTTTTGCCTGGGAAGAAATTCCTTGTGTACCCACTGTTTGCGGGACGTAATAACTCCATTCCTGAGGCCCTTCAGGTTTTTTTTCACGGGTTTCTTCTTTATCGGGCGCGCCGCATGCTTCAGTAACCTGCTCGATGGTGTAACCAAAATCAATTTGTTTAAAATTCGTGGGACAGAAGAAAGCGAAACTTGTGCTGGGGGTAAGGATAAGTGCGAGCAACCATAGTTTGGTGTGGTTCATATTTTATTCCTTTTCATGATGCGTTTCATCATTTGCGGAGGGTTCATCTCTATTATTTTCTTTTTTTTGCCCGGCTTCGTCCAGCGTGCTTCTACCAAAAATTTTCAATTTCCTTTTCTGCTTTGGTGCAGTCAGGATGCCGTTATCCTGATGCAGGAATCCGGTTTTGGTCCAGGGCAACCGACGATAATAAGGCAGCGGTTCATCCGGATTAAACAACGGATATTTTATAATTTCAAAATAGGGTGAATAATCGAAATCCTTTGGCGTATAAAGATAGGGATTGCGATGAAATACTTCCACGCCTTCTTCTTCATGGGGCTTAACAAACGGTAAAATGGGGAATTGTACAGAAGAAAACGCTTCTGCAATTAGTGAGGAACAAATACCGCTTTCGGGTTCGCCGGATGAAGTGCGAAATAAAGATGATCCCCATCGGCGCGGCAGAATAGTCCATGGCAAGAGAAAGCGGGCAAGGTCCAGTAATTGGCGCACATTATAAGGCTGACCCAGCGATTTCGCGGCATAATGAATGACCAGATAAACATCAGCGGGCGTAATGCCAATCGGCCGACAAATGCGGATGTGATGATGACGATAGGTGCTAAGTGGTGCTACCACCGTACCTTTATTCAGCAGGTCTTCAATAATGAGTCGGGCATTATCTTTCACGTCGGCATGCTGGCGGATGAGGTTAGGGATCTCATCGTCTTCGAAGTCAATAAGACGGCCAATATAGAGGGCAGCGTGCGTCCAGGGACTTTGGGTGAGCGTGCGAGTCACTACGCTGATGCGGCTGCGTCCTTCAATAAGCAGAACATCGCCAGGGCGGATTTCATACTTGAGCCGGTTGTAATCATAGGGTATAAAATCCGTCGATGGCGGCTCATAAGTTAGCCATTTGTAAAGTTTTTGCCGTATTTTTCGATAAATCGATTTGAACATGAAGGTATTTCCCTGATTCTCTCTTGAGTATATAACATTCTGTGTCGGGCTGGCTTGAAACAGGGGAAAGATGGAAGTTTTAATTCAATAAGATGGTACGCGCTTTGATACATTTATGTCGTTCCCGCTCAAGGCGGGAACCCATTCATTCCTTCGCTGCAGTTTTCTCAAATCCGTTTAGCGAGCTCCTCTGCGAAACCAGTATAATTTTCAGGCGTTAAATTAAGCAGCTGCTGCTTTACTTCATCGGGAAGTGGCAAGTCGGTAATGAACTGATGCAGCATGGCTTTATCTATCTGCTTGCCGCGCGTAAATGATTTTAATTTTTCGTATGGTTGTTCCAGCTTGTAACGACGCATGACGGTTTGTACCGCTTCTGCCAATACTTCCCAATGCCGGTCAAGATCCGCATGGATAATCGCATGATTCGGTTCCAGCTTTTCGATGCCTTTGCTGGTTGATTGATAAGCGAGAATAGAATGTCCGATGGCCACGCCCACATTGCGCAAAACAGTGGAATCAGAAAGGTCACGCTGCCAGCGTGAAATGGGAAGCTTCATTATCATGTGTTCAAACAAGGTGTTCGCAATACCCAAATTTCCTTCCGAATTTTCGAAGTCAATGGGGTTCACTTTATGCGGCATGGTTGAGGAACCCACTTCATTGGAGAAAGAGCGCTGTTTAAAATAATTGAGTGCGATATAACCCCATGTGTCGCGATTAAAATCGATCAGGATGGTATTGATGCGAATCATGACCGCAAAAAACTCAGCCATGGCGTCATGCGGTTCGATCTGTGTGGTATAGGGGTTCCAGGTGAGACCCAGTTTGGTAACAAAGTTTTTGCTAAACGTCTGCCAGTCTATATCCGGATAAGCAGCGGCCAAGGCATTATAATTGCCGGAAGCGCCATTCATTTTTCCCAGAATGTGCGTGTTGACCAACTGCTCAATTTGTCTTTGGAGGCGTGCGATCACATTCGCCATTTCTTTACCCACCGTAGTCGGTGTGGCAGGCTGGCCGTGTGTACGTGACAGCATGGCTAAATCTGCGTTTTGATGGGCCAGTTGTTTTAGCAGCGACAGGATGTCGTCAATGGCAGGCAGAATACATTGGTGGCGCGCGGTTAGCAGCATTAAACCATAAGCCAGGTTATTAATATCTTCCGATGTGCAGCCAAAATGAATGAATTCACTGACTACGGCTAATTCCTGATTGCCGGCAATGCGCTCTTTAATGAAGTACTCCACCGCTTTGACGTCATGGTTGATTCCGGATTCAATGTGTTTGATGCGCATCGCATCCTGCAACGAAAAGTTTTCAATCATCTCATCCAGAATTTTTTTGGCGTGCGGGCTTAAACGGGGAATTTCAGGCAGATTGGCAAATTCTGCCAGCATTTGCAGCCAGCGGATTTCGACAGTAACGCGAAATTTAATTAAACCGTATTCGCTGAAGATAGCACGTAATTGATTCATTTTATCTTGATAACGGCCATCCAGCGGGGAAATGGCCATTAAAGCTGACGTATCCATTCATGACTCCTGGCTAAATTAAACGTTTTTTTACGCACATATTGTTAAGGCGTATTAGCCCTCAATGATACCACCACCGAGGCAAATCGCATCCTGATAAAATACCACCGACTGGCCGGGCGTGACGGCTCGTTGCGGTGTGTCAAATGTGATCTCATAATGGCCTTGATCAATTTCCTCAATGAGGCAGGGCTGATCAGGCTGCCGATATCGGGTTTTGGCGGCCGCTCTGAGCGGCAGGCGTGGTGGTGGGGAATTAATCCAGTGCAGCGCTGTGGTGCGCAGTACTTGTTTGAAAAGCGCAGGATGTTGTTCACCCTGAACCACCACGAGCACATTTCGCCGGATGTCCTTGGCCGCTACATACCAAGGCAATTCTGCCTTGTTTTTTTTGCCGCCGATCTGCAACCCCTGGCGCTGGCCAATAGTATAGAACATCAAGCCGTCATGGGTCCCGATCGCTTCGCCTTCGAGTGTTTCGATGAAGCCCGGTTGCGCTGGCAGATAGTCGTTCAAAAAAGTCTTGAACTTGCGCTCGCCTATAAAACAGATACCCGTACTATCTTTTTTTGCATGGTTTTGGAGCCCTAATTCCCGGGCGATAGTACGCACGTTTGTTTTGGGCAAATCACCGACAGGAAAGAGGCTTTGTGCGAGCTGCGTTTCATCCAGCGCGTATAGAAAATAACTTTGGTCTTTCTGGCTATCGCTTCCTTTCAGCAAGCGGACGTTGCCATTCTCGTCTCGGGCGGAACGCACATAGTGCCCAGTCGCAATATAGTCGGCGCCGCGCTGTTTTGCGTAATCCAGAAATGCCTTAAATTTGATTTCTCGATTACACAGAATATCTGGGTTGGGCGTACGGCCAGCGCGATATTCCTGCAGAAAATGGCTAAATACACTTTCCCAATATCGATCGGCAAAATTCACCATGTGCAAATCAATCTTAAGCTGATCGCAAACAGCCTGCGCATCTGCCATATCTTGAGCCGCAGGACAGAAAGCATCCGTGTCATCGCCTTCCCAGTTTTTCATGAAAATGGCTTCGACGTGATGTCCCTCCGCTTTCAGCAGATAAGCAGTAACAGAGGAATCCACACCGCCTGACAGGCCAACGATAATATGTTTAGGGGACTGGGCCATCTTTTGAATAATATTTGCAATGCGTTCTTATATTGGTTTGAGAGAGTATACCAGAATTTATTATCTTGTTGGTCCCGATTTTATATCCGGTTTTTTTGTTTCAGTGAAATTAAATTCATCATAACCCGGTCTTTTGGGGACATTAAGCTGGCAAAGTGTTTCGTAGAGTGCTTCGCTGACGGGGAAGTATTGAACAAGAGCTTTATGCTGGTAATTTTCCCTTAAAATGAGTCCCAGCATGCGGGTGTAGTGGTGTTTTTTCAGTTTGGTATTGAGTTCTTCATAAAAAGGAATGATTTGAGTATTCGACGAGTTCGAAGTACGCAGCAAATTGGTAAAAGAGGAAGACGCATTATCTTTTTGTTTCTTTATCTTATAAATCGCCTCTTGGGCAGTAAATAAATTTGCTAAAAGTTGAATCATTTGTCGGAATTTTTCTTCCGGACTTAGTTGAAGTGACGCTATCTCGCCTATCTTTGTATTTAACGTGCTTATATCATCCTGATAGTTTTTTTTGGAAATAGACCCTGACAAGGTTAAATAACTCTTTTTCATTTGGCGAATATCATTCATTAATTTCTGTATGGCAACGTTCAAAAGATTGGCTCGTGAGTCCATGGTGCTCCTCGTTTTTTATGAAATGCTTTTAATGGGTAAATTATAACAGAGATAAGGTCCGGTTTGAAAAATATCAGATTACTCATGTTGTTTCGCCTATGCCGGCCTGTTACTATGGCGGCCATCTTGAGGTGAAAATAAAGGAGTATGAGTATGGCCTACCAACATATTAAAACCCCCGCAAACGGTAAAAAAATAACAGTCAATCAAGACCTTAGTTTAAACGTCCCTGATCATCCCATTATTCCCTTCATCGAAGGCGACGGTATTGGTGTAGATATCACGCCTGTCATGAAAAAAGTGGTGGATGCGGCTGTGAAAAAAGCTTATGGGGGCAAGCGGGAAATCCAGTGGATGGAGATTTATGCCGGTGAAAAAGCGACCAATATCTACGGCAAGGACACCTGGCTGCCAGAGGAGAGCATTGAGGCGGTTCGCGAATTTGTAGTATCCATCAAGGGCCCCCTGACAACGCCCGTAGGCGGTGGTATACGCTCGCTTAACGTGACGCTGAGGCAGACACTTGATCTCTATGTCTGTTTGCGTCCTGTCCGTTATTTTAAAGGCGTGCCGAGCCCGGTGAAAGAACCCTGGCATACCGATATGGTGATATTTCGTGAAAATTCAGAAGATATCTATGCAGGTATCGAGTGGCAGGCGGATAGTGCGGAAGCCAAAAAAGTTATCCAGTTTTTACAAAATGAGATGAAGGTGAAAAAAATCCGCTTTCCCGAACATTGCGGGATTGGGGTCAAACCGGTTTCCAAAGAAGGCACTTCCCGTCTTGTAAAACGGGCTATCCAATACGCGATCGATCATGAACGGGATTCCGTCACATTGGTGCACAAAGGCAATATCATGAAATTTACCGAAGGTGCTTTCCGTGACTGGGGATATGAAGTGGCGCGCAACGAATTTGGTGCAGTGCTCCTGGATGGTGGTCCCTGGCAGGTCATGAAGAACCCTAAAACCGGTAAGGAAATTATCATCAAGGATGTGATTGCAGACGCCTTCCTCCAGCAGATATTGCTGCGTCCGGCTGACTACAGCGTCATTGCAACATTAAATCTGAATGGCGACTACATTTCGGATGCGCTGGCCGCACAGGTAGGCGGTATTGGCATTGCGCCGGGTGCGAACATGAGCGATACCGTTGCTATGTTTGAAGCAACGCACGGTACTGCGCCTAAATATGCGGGTAAGGACAAAGTGAATCCCGGTTCTATTATTCTCTCTGCCGAAATGATGTTACGGCATATGGGCTGGAATGAAGCGGCAGATTTGATTGTCATGGGTATGGAAGGAGCGATTTCCGCCAAGACAGTAACATACGATTTTGCCCGCCTTATGGCTGACGCAAAAGAAGTCAGTTGCTCTGGCTTTGGTGAAGCCCTGATTAATCATATGGATAACAGGGTGTTTGCAAAGAGCCAAGCCATGTAAATGAAACAGCCATGCCTGTAAACACGGGCATGGCTTTTTCAAAGGAGCAGCACGGCATCACCTGATGATTGAAGATTCGTTTTTAACTAATTTATTAATATAGATTTTTTCCCTCTGAAGCTGGCGGTTTCTTCATTTTTTCATCGAAAGCAGAAATTGATTTTCTGTTGCTTCAAGCACACTTTTGTATAATAATTGCCCATCAAACATGTATCTAGTGGAATTTCTATCAAAATTTAAGCGGGTTTATCTTTTCAGTATAGATGTATTTTTCCTTTTTAGGTCATACTTTAAAAAAAATTTTTAAAGATAAGGAAAATCTAAATTTCATAGACTATAAGTAGGGTAAGAACATGAAAAATGAGGTGAATAAAGAATATACAATCGGTCTGGGAGCGGAAGTTGAAACAACCGAACCCGCATTATACCAGGTGGTTGTACATAACGATGATTTTACACCAATGGAGTTTGTAGTGAATTTGCTGGAGAAACTTTTTTATATGGATAGACGCAGAGCAATAGAGATTATGTTGGAAGCACATACAAAAGGAATGGCTGCATTCGGTCGTTATACGAAGGATGTAGCGGAAACCAAAGTCTCTGAAGTGCTTGAACACGCGAGGATGCACGAGCATCCATTCATTTGCAGCATGGAGGCCGCATAATGAAAAAGAGAAGAGGAGGGGGTTGCAATGTTAGACAAAGAATTGGAGTACACATTAAATGTAGCCTTTAAAGAGGCGCGTAACAAACGCCATGAGTTTGTTACGGTCGAACATCTGTTGCTGGCTTTATTAGACAACACGTCGGCCTTGGAAGTCTTGAAAGCCTGCGGTGCTAATATTAATCGGCTACGCAGCAACCTGACTGAATTCATTGATCGCACAACTCCTGTCATCCCGCTGAATATTCATGATAGGGATACCCAACCTACTTTAGGTTTCCAACGCGTGATTCAACGCGCCGTCTTTCAAGTACAGTCTTCGGGCAAAACTGAAGTATCCGGCGCCAATATTCTGGCAGCCATTTTTAGCGAACAGGAAAGCCAGAGTGTCTATTTTATACGGCAAGAAAATATCAGTCGGCTCGATGTGATCAATTTCATCGCTCACGGCATTGCAAAACCGAAAACGCCGGCGAGAGAAGATCATCCTTTTACAAGCTATTCAGAAGAATCAGAAGGTGGTGGCGAGGAAGGCGGCACCAGTCCGCTAGAACTTTATACGACGAATCTGAATGCGCGTTCAAAAATGGGATTAATTGATCCGCTGATTGGCCGTGAAGAAGAGATTGAGCGGACGATTCAAGTCCTGTGCCGCCGGCGCAAAAATAATCCACTGTTGGTAGGTGAAGCAGGCGTGGGTAAAACCGCTATCGCCGAAGGATTGGCAAAACTCATTGTTGATAAAAAAGTACCGACTGTGCTGCATGACAGCGTTATCTACTCCCTTGATTTGGGCAGTTTGCTTGCCGGAACCAAATACCGCGGCGATTTTGAAAAACGATTAAAGAGCGTACTCCATCAATTGAAGGAACAAAAAGGCGCTATCCTTTTTATCGATGAAATTCATACCATTATCGGTGCAGGTGCCGCATCCGGTGGATTGATGGATGTTTCCAACTTAATCAAGCCGCTACTTGCTTCAGGTGAATTGACTTGTATTGGGTCAACAACATACAAGGAGTACCGCAGCATCTTTGAAAAAGATCATGCGCTCGATAGACGATTC
Proteins encoded:
- the mnmA gene encoding tRNA 2-thiouridine(34) synthase MnmA, whose translation is MAQSPKHIIVGLSGGVDSSVTAYLLKAEGHHVEAIFMKNWEGDDTDAFCPAAQDMADAQAVCDQLKIDLHMVNFADRYWESVFSHFLQEYRAGRTPNPDILCNREIKFKAFLDYAKQRGADYIATGHYVRSARDENGNVRLLKGSDSQKDQSYFLYALDETQLAQSLFPVGDLPKTNVRTIARELGLQNHAKKDSTGICFIGERKFKTFLNDYLPAQPGFIETLEGEAIGTHDGLMFYTIGQRQGLQIGGKKNKAELPWYVAAKDIRRNVLVVVQGEQHPALFKQVLRTTALHWINSPPPRLPLRAAAKTRYRQPDQPCLIEEIDQGHYEITFDTPQRAVTPGQSVVFYQDAICLGGGIIEG
- the icd gene encoding NADP-dependent isocitrate dehydrogenase, encoding MAYQHIKTPANGKKITVNQDLSLNVPDHPIIPFIEGDGIGVDITPVMKKVVDAAVKKAYGGKREIQWMEIYAGEKATNIYGKDTWLPEESIEAVREFVVSIKGPLTTPVGGGIRSLNVTLRQTLDLYVCLRPVRYFKGVPSPVKEPWHTDMVIFRENSEDIYAGIEWQADSAEAKKVIQFLQNEMKVKKIRFPEHCGIGVKPVSKEGTSRLVKRAIQYAIDHERDSVTLVHKGNIMKFTEGAFRDWGYEVARNEFGAVLLDGGPWQVMKNPKTGKEIIIKDVIADAFLQQILLRPADYSVIATLNLNGDYISDALAAQVGGIGIAPGANMSDTVAMFEATHGTAPKYAGKDKVNPGSIILSAEMMLRHMGWNEAADLIVMGMEGAISAKTVTYDFARLMADAKEVSCSGFGEALINHMDNRVFAKSQAM
- a CDS encoding ATP-dependent Clp protease adaptor ClpS, whose protein sequence is MKNEVNKEYTIGLGAEVETTEPALYQVVVHNDDFTPMEFVVNLLEKLFYMDRRRAIEIMLEAHTKGMAAFGRYTKDVAETKVSEVLEHARMHEHPFICSMEAA